The Leishmania donovani BPK282A1 complete genome, chromosome 8 genome has a segment encoding these proteins:
- a CDS encoding tuzin, putative, with product MLSQPTRRCLFTAVSSVSSTTAASSSGGVSRELDASAVRRSAFAQPGLEGLRIAAYAPTEPGVPSSQRRLPVAIGHVVAQLSSLVFAVDFDDRLPPPAVSLGSRVYVAYEREDVDPISQQGDGGVGGAPSRVFLVGGLVVRVNPNGTLGVLLDHNKVDLAVPPEKIAVTEGVCKFLNHPKYLRVVEWVRSAGLSETDDVESTACILYHRGWRAERLYLLEASDIRSMTHLSQSARMSLMEKAEWQRDHHRQMRNIHRERVKERDRRYMSAKYAGILSASVAFCGAFSLFGWNYRNYLTHQRSYQMRFAVKTLCKKVPPGSAATIGAPPAATGVETSMSSSAAHRMSKHVSRVVQERWIRQVFHRLDTAHPRIVVITGYFGCGKSSLCCTAIHDEGMAGVFVDVRNKEDTLRSVIKALGVPHVEACGDPLDFISEACYKAKSITNGKAPVIVLKLREGNSLTRVYNEALTLACDRRACHIVVELPLESLTTTNTLLPRLDFYTVPNFSRSQAYEYIQHRLDALGMEVFLDTVGTNSNDLDELLAAAHQHRVSATEYTNQKLLKAMRRLQTAWGDDAQLKAAVKRLAQLPYDEGQHEGLDDSSLSHPSLRDVIFYNSVQDVWLFKNQVLHTAASCLL from the coding sequence ATGTTGAGCCAGCCAACGCGTCGCTGCCTGTTCACGGCGGTGTCCTCGGTGTCGagcaccactgccgcctcctcttcggGCGGCGTGTCGCGCGAGCTGGAtgcgtcggcggtgaggcggtCGGCCTTTGCCCAGCCGGGGCTGGAGGGACTGCGCATCGCTGCGTACGCGCCTACTGAGCCAGGCgtgccgtcgtcgcagcgCCGGCTTCCCGTGGCTATTGGTCAcgtcgtcgcgcagctgTCGTCCCTTGTGTTCGCAGTAGACTTCGATGACAGACTACCACCGCCCGCCGTGTCGCTGGGATCACGCGTCTACGTGGCCTACGAGCGGGAGGATGTGGACCCGATTTCGCAGCAGGGCGATGGAGGCGTGGGTGGTGCACCGAGTCGCGTCTTCCTGGTGGGCGGCCTCGTCGTGCGAGTGAACCCTAATGGCACCTTGGGTGTCCTGCTGGACCACAACAAGGTAGATCTGGCGGTCCCGCCGGAAAAGATAGCCGTGACGGAGGGCGTGTGCAAGTTCCTCAATCATCCCAAGTACCTGCGGGTTGTGGAGTGGGTGCGCTCCGCCGGTCTCTCGGAGACGGACGACGTGGAGAGCACCGCGTGCATCCTGTACCACCGCGGCTGGCGGGCGGAGCGTCTGTACCTGCTCGAGGCTTCTGACATCCGCAGCATGACGCACCTGTCCCAGTCCGCCCGCATGTCGCTCATGGAGAAGGCAGAGTGGCAGCGCGATCACCACCGTCAGATGCGCAACATTCACAGGGAGCGTGTGAAGGAGCGGGACCGACGGTACATGTCGGCCAAGTACGCCGGCATCCTctccgccagcgtcgccttCTGCGGTGCCTTTTCGCTCTTTGGGTGGAACTACAGGAACTACCTGACGCACCAGCGCTCCTACCAGATGCGTTTCGCGGTGAAGACGCTCTGCAAGAAGGTGCCTCCGGGAAGCGCAGCCACCAtcggcgcgccgccagcagcgacgggtGTGGAGACATCGATGTCGTCGTCTGCGGCGCATCGCATGTCGAAGCACGTTAGTCGGGTGGTGCAGGAGCGCTGGATTCGACAGGTGTTTCACCGACTCGATACAGCGCACCCTCGTATCGTGGTTATCACCGGGTACTTTGGGTGCGGGAAGAGCTCGCTGTGCTGCACTGCCATTCACGATGAAGGCATGGCCGGCGTCTTCGTGGATGTGCGCAACAAGGAggacacgctgcgcagcgtcaTCAAGGCACTTGGTGTGCCGCACGTCGAGGCCTGCGGCGACCCCCTCGACTTCATCTCGGAAGCATGTTACAAGGCCAAGTCCATCACGAATGGAAAGGCGCCCGTGATTGTGCTGAAGCTGCGTGAGGGGAATAGCCTGACGCGTGTGTACAAcgaggcgctgacgctggcgTGCGATCGCCGCGCGTGCCACATCGTGGTTGAGCTGCCGCTCGAGTCGCTGACCACGACTAACacgttgctgccgcggttGGATTTTTACACGGTCCCCAACTTCAGCCGCTCGCAGGCGTACGAGTACATTCAACATCGCCTCGACGCTCTCGGCATGGAGGTGTTTCTGGACACCGTGGGCACGAACAGCAACGACTTGGATGAGCTGCTTGCTGCCGCTCATCAGCACCGTGTATCGGCGACAGAGTACACGAACCAGAAGCTTCTCAAGGCGATGCGCCGGCTGCAGACGGCGTGGGGCGATGACGCGCAGCTCAAGGCGGCCGTGAAGCGTCTGGCGCAGTTGCCATACGATGAAGGCCAACACGAGGGCCTTGACGACAGCAGTCTCAGCCACCCATCGCTGCGCGATGTGATCTTCTACAATTCTGTGCAGGATGTTTGGCTCTTCAAGAACCAAGTGCtgcacaccgccgcctcctgcttgCTATGA
- a CDS encoding tuzin, putative, with translation MIPGVVYAVHLQHLFLPLIIEIGFGVHIEHDKSEEYLSGLVGGVFVRVNGNGAYRTLLLDSSGFNVAGPAETIIPPEGRPKILSTAEHREVVERFHTACLAHIPQEGPLRVLDESRRHRDHHRWVLQLLKKRVAERGLRCDSINCSGVVSAVMALSRIAFALEHHLMTHRREQRTLQLASATNSLTHTSNRIRSVLLWPHRCRSTLLRNKEKRIQFSSWCRSVPAAPCARRLRGGSSSRRVYKGAVALACDGRLCDLAREVAMEPLTVAGAGLPRRDACTSPVLDRERRHSPTRSTLCGPRQPQPHHRHHRNEQQRFGRAVCRRAPRPRRA, from the coding sequence ATGATTCCTGGAGTCGTCTACGCCGttcacctgcagcacctctttCTGCCGCTCATCATCGAGATCGGCTTTGGCGTCCACATTGAACACGATAAGAGCGAGGAGTACCTCAGCGGCTTGGTGGGTGGCGTCTTCGTGCGCGTGAACGGCAACGGAGCGTATAgaacgctgctgctggacagcagcggcttcaACGTGGCTGGTCCCGCGGAGACGATAATCCCACCAGAAGGCCGACCGAAAATCCTGAGCACAGCTGAGCACCGCGAGGTGGTGGAACGGTTTCACACGGCCTGCTTGGCGCACATTCCGCAAGAGGGGCCCCTGCGCGTGCTGGACGAATCGAGGCGGCATAGAGACCACCATCGATGGGTGCTGCAGCTTTTGAAAAAGCGGGTAGCCGAGCGCGGCTTGCGCTGCGATTCCATCAACTGCAGCGGTGTGGTCAGCGCGGTTATGGCGCTTTCGCGTATCGCCTTCGCGTTGGAGCACCATTTGATGACTCATCGCAGAGAGCAACGTACACTTCAGCTCGCAAGCGCCACTAACtcgctcacgcacacgtcAAATCGCATCCGTAGCGTCCTTTTATGGCCTCAtcggtgccgcagcacatTACTTCGCaacaaagagaagagaaTACAGTTTTCCAGTTGGTGCCGTAGCGtccctgcagcgccgtgcgcgcggAGGCTGCGCGGGGGCAGTAGCTCGCGGCGGGTGTACAAGGGCGCGGTCGCGCTGGCGTGCGACGGTCGTCTGTGCGATCTCGCCCGGGAGGTGGCCATGGAGCCGCTGACCGTGGCAGGCGCTgggctgccgcgccgcgacGCCTGCACGAGTCCCGTGCTCGACCGCGAGCGCAGGCACTCGCCTACGCGCAGCACACTTTGTGGGCCCCGTCAGCCCCAGCCGCATCATCGACATCATCGgaacgagcagcagcgatttGGACGAGCTGTTTGCCGCCGTGCACCAAGGCCGCGGCGGGCG
- a CDS encoding amastin-like protein, with translation MCVRVCVAVFPRAVVVDASSALWCCEGWRTGDGVGGWWRGGAGWRVLEPCRTGTPRPLRPPLHAPRTTGLTQARLGQRKGERKQQATAGDNLCHGGPLRSLFLPSLAPAVRRGGVSDTHRPPLPMLVCMPAGGPPAPAVHDSQSSLPVPSPLPPRTLLALPLSPPRPQNKRARASAQQQEARAHAAATKTSLCQDSTPLRSPTRSPSPPSSPAPLRHLDPLAISPPPPSTSALHPFSGVSVRRW, from the coding sequence atgtgtgtgcgtgtgtgtgtcgctgtCTTTCCTCGCGCTGTTGTCGTGGATGCTTCTTCTGCTCTCTGGTGCTGTGAAGGGTGGCGCACGGGTGACGGGGTtggcgggtggtggcgcggcggtgcaggatgGAGGGTGCTGGAGCCGtgccgcacaggcacgccgAGGCCCCTCCGTCCCCCTCTGCACGCACCGCGCACCACAGGCCTCACACAGGCGCGCCTAGGACAGCGCAAGGGAGAAAGAAAGCAGCAAGCAACCGCGGGCGACAATTTGTGCCACGGCGGTCCTttgcgctctctcttcctcccgtCCCTCGCCCCGgctgtgcgccgcggcggcgtgtcTGACACCCACCGGCCCCCTCTCCCTAtgcttgtgtgtatgccAGCAGGTGGCCCACCCGCCCCAGCTGTGCACGACTCGCAGTCGTCTTTGCCTGTCCCCTCACCACTCCCCCCCCGCACACTTctcgctctgcctctctctcctccccgcccccaAAACAAACGCGCACGGGCAAGCGCACAGCAACAAgaagcgcgtgcacacgcagcagcaacaaagACATCCCTTTGCCAGGACTCGACTCCCCTCCGCTCTCCCACTCGCTcaccctcgccgccctcctcgccagctccgctgcgccatctcgaCCCCCTTGCCAtttcacccccccctccgtcCACATCTGCTTTACATCCGTTTTCCGGTGTGAGCGTGCGAAGATGG